From one Streptomyces sp. NBC_01478 genomic stretch:
- a CDS encoding IclR family transcriptional regulator, which produces MMERVTLIMDLFERPQTHLTLEVVSRRTHLPRSTTHRILDQLVRLDWLHHTVAGYALGPRALGLGGREIGHSTLRAAAAPQLLDLAVRTKMVVHLAVLDGPEIYYLDKIGGRAAVDIPSRVGGRAVAHCTGLGKAMLAWLSPEEIDARYQQSMECRTSHSIGRLDLLHRELSTVRRRNGLAIDRGECFPDLGCVGLALRGPDGPIGAISVVGDGRAPLELVAPLVVNAVRAVSEELFGGGESYRRDVPEAVTL; this is translated from the coding sequence ATGATGGAGCGCGTCACGCTGATCATGGACCTCTTCGAGCGGCCCCAGACACACCTCACCCTCGAAGTGGTGTCCCGCCGGACCCACCTCCCGCGCTCCACCACCCACCGGATCCTCGACCAACTGGTGCGCCTGGACTGGCTGCACCACACGGTCGCCGGGTACGCGCTGGGGCCGCGCGCGCTCGGTCTCGGCGGGCGGGAGATCGGGCACAGCACGCTGCGCGCGGCGGCCGCGCCCCAACTCCTCGACCTGGCCGTCCGGACGAAGATGGTCGTCCATCTCGCCGTCCTCGACGGCCCGGAGATCTACTACCTCGACAAGATCGGCGGCCGGGCCGCGGTCGACATCCCCTCCCGCGTCGGCGGGCGGGCGGTCGCCCACTGCACCGGGCTGGGGAAGGCGATGCTCGCCTGGCTGAGCCCGGAGGAGATCGACGCCCGGTACCAGCAGTCGATGGAGTGCCGCACCTCGCACAGCATCGGCCGACTCGACCTGCTCCACCGGGAGTTGAGCACGGTACGCCGACGCAACGGGCTGGCGATCGACCGGGGCGAGTGTTTCCCCGACCTGGGCTGCGTCGGCCTCGCCCTGCGCGGACCCGACGGTCCGATCGGCGCGATCTCGGTCGTCGGCGACGGACGGGCCCCGCTGGAACTGGTCGCTCCGCTGGTCGTCAACGCCGTACGGGCCGTGTCCGAGGAGCTGTTCGGGGGCGGGGAGTCGTATCGGCGGGACGTGCCGGAGGCGGTGACCTTGTAA
- a CDS encoding SDR family oxidoreductase: MSNIVVITGASSGFGALTARTLADKGDTVYAGMRNTTTRNAPQVQAAADYSKDHGVDLRSIELDVNAQDSVDAAIDRVLAEHGRIDVLIHNAGHMVTGPAEAFTPEQLAELYDVNVLSTQRVNRAALPHLRKAGRGLVIWVSSSSVKGGTPPYLAPYFAAKAAMDSLAASYAAELARWGVETSIVVPGSFTSGTNHFAHAGHPADGVVAAEYETRYAGLMTQVAEKLAALAPEGADASLVSDEIARIVALPSGQRPYRVHIDPADDGSEAVSVVADRIRRDFLARVDLADLLSVHPTAA; this comes from the coding sequence ATGAGCAACATCGTCGTGATCACCGGCGCCTCCAGCGGTTTCGGCGCCCTCACCGCCCGCACCCTCGCGGACAAGGGCGACACCGTCTACGCCGGAATGCGCAACACCACCACCCGGAACGCGCCCCAGGTTCAGGCCGCCGCCGACTACAGCAAGGACCACGGCGTCGACCTGCGCTCCATAGAACTCGACGTCAACGCGCAGGACTCCGTCGACGCGGCGATCGACCGCGTCCTCGCCGAGCACGGCCGCATCGACGTCCTGATCCACAACGCCGGCCACATGGTCACCGGACCGGCCGAGGCCTTCACGCCCGAGCAGCTCGCCGAGCTGTACGACGTCAACGTCCTCTCCACCCAGCGCGTCAACCGCGCCGCGCTGCCCCACCTGCGCAAGGCAGGCCGGGGTCTGGTGATCTGGGTGTCGAGTTCGAGCGTGAAGGGCGGCACCCCGCCGTATCTGGCGCCGTACTTCGCCGCCAAGGCCGCGATGGACTCCCTCGCCGCCAGTTACGCGGCCGAGCTGGCCCGCTGGGGCGTGGAGACCTCCATCGTGGTACCGGGTTCGTTCACCAGCGGCACGAACCACTTCGCGCACGCCGGGCATCCGGCGGACGGCGTCGTCGCGGCGGAGTACGAGACGCGGTACGCCGGCCTGATGACCCAAGTCGCGGAGAAACTCGCCGCGTTGGCACCCGAGGGCGCGGACGCCTCGCTGGTCTCCGACGAGATCGCCCGCATCGTCGCACTCCCCTCGGGGCAGCGCCCGTACCGGGTGCACATCGACCCGGCCGACGACGGTTCCGAGGCGGTCTCCGTCGTGGCCGACCGCATCCGGCGCGACTTCCTGGCCCGCGTCGACCTCGCGGACCTGCTCTCCGTGCACCCCACGGCGGCCTGA
- a CDS encoding SDR family oxidoreductase — MTDTETTTRVALVTGGSGGIGRAVAERLAKDGIAVGVHYAGNKAKADETVAAIVAAGGRAIPVGGDVADEDAMSAAFDAVEAEFGGLDVVVNTAGIMALSPIATLDLDDLDRMHRTNIRGTFVVSQQAARRVRAGGAIINFSTTVTRTKFPTYGGYVASKAAVEAMTLVLARELRGKDITVNAVAPGPTATPLFLNGKDDTTIENLAKAAPLERLGTPDDIAESVAFLAGPARWINGQVLFANGGLA, encoded by the coding sequence ATGACTGACACCGAGACCACCACCCGCGTCGCCCTGGTCACCGGCGGTTCCGGCGGCATCGGCCGCGCGGTCGCCGAACGGCTGGCCAAGGACGGCATCGCGGTCGGCGTGCACTACGCCGGCAACAAGGCGAAGGCCGACGAGACGGTCGCCGCGATCGTCGCGGCCGGCGGCAGGGCGATACCGGTCGGCGGAGACGTGGCCGACGAGGACGCGATGTCCGCCGCGTTCGACGCGGTCGAGGCGGAGTTCGGCGGCCTCGACGTGGTCGTGAACACCGCCGGGATCATGGCCCTGTCCCCCATCGCCACCCTGGACCTCGACGACCTCGACCGTATGCACCGCACCAACATCCGCGGCACGTTCGTCGTCTCCCAGCAGGCGGCCCGCCGGGTGCGCGCGGGCGGCGCGATCATCAACTTCTCCACCACCGTCACCCGCACGAAGTTCCCGACGTACGGCGGCTATGTGGCGAGCAAGGCCGCGGTCGAGGCGATGACCCTCGTCCTGGCCCGCGAACTCCGCGGCAAGGACATCACCGTGAACGCCGTCGCCCCCGGCCCCACCGCGACCCCCCTGTTCCTGAACGGCAAGGACGACACGACGATCGAGAACCTCGCCAAGGCCGCCCCGCTGGAGCGCCTGGGCACCCCGGACGACATCGCGGAGTCGGTCGCGTTCCTCGCCGGTCCGGCCCGCTGGATCAACGGCCAGGTGCTGTTCGCCAACGGCGGGCTGGCCTGA
- a CDS encoding TetR/AcrR family transcriptional regulator — translation MNTRSLIIEAAAELIAQSPSGDVSTRAVCEAAGVQQPVLYRLFGDKDGLLAATVDHVWDQYLETKRAAEKSEDPLRDLRAGWDSHTAFALAHPNAYKLMFAPALRSVPEAAEEAMRILRGDLERLAAQGRLRVAPEIAARMVMSANTGVSLSLITRPTLYPDSGLSRLVRDAIHQAILLDPAADTPAADARAAAATTLLSSLDDLTPEPFTPAESALLGQWLTQIPTSQKGPHHD, via the coding sequence ATGAACACGAGATCGCTGATAATCGAAGCGGCGGCCGAGCTGATCGCCCAGTCACCCAGTGGTGATGTGTCCACTCGCGCGGTGTGCGAGGCGGCCGGTGTGCAGCAGCCGGTGCTGTACCGACTGTTCGGCGACAAGGACGGGCTGCTGGCGGCGACGGTCGACCACGTCTGGGACCAGTACCTGGAGACGAAGCGCGCCGCCGAGAAGTCCGAGGACCCGCTGCGGGACCTCCGGGCCGGCTGGGACAGCCACACGGCGTTCGCGCTGGCACACCCCAACGCCTACAAGCTGATGTTCGCCCCGGCGCTGCGTTCCGTGCCCGAGGCCGCGGAGGAGGCGATGCGCATCCTCCGTGGAGACCTTGAACGGCTCGCCGCGCAGGGCCGCCTTCGTGTCGCACCGGAGATCGCGGCACGCATGGTCATGTCGGCCAACACCGGGGTGTCCCTGTCGCTGATCACCCGTCCCACGCTGTATCCGGACTCCGGCCTGTCGCGGCTGGTCCGGGACGCGATCCATCAGGCGATCCTGCTCGATCCCGCGGCGGACACCCCGGCCGCGGACGCCCGCGCCGCAGCCGCGACCACGCTGCTCTCGTCCCTCGACGACCTCACCCCCGAACCGTTCACCCCCGCGGAGTCGGCCCTGCTCGGGCAGTGGCTCACGCAGATCCCCACCTCCCAGAAGGGCCCTCACCATGACTGA
- a CDS encoding ThuA domain-containing protein gives MNTIRSGSTRALLRVLLLLATLLGLAAVPPAAQASTAATPFKILALYSGTYDAAHIDFDKEANVWFPQQAAANGYTYTASTNWDLLANGGVNAYQVVLFLDDLPQTAAQRTGFEAYMRGGGGFMGFHVSAFTTNAASWSWYHNTFLGSGNFVSNTWGPTAVTLKVEDHTIPPTAALPATFTSSVSEWYSWSNDLRQNPDIKILASIDPSSFPVGTDPNQSWYSGYYPILWTNTKYKMLYANFGHNAMNYTTNTRLSSTFASATQNQFLLNGLKWLGGGDTSTPPTDTPISETAWYSVQNGGNGTCVDARSAATANGTAIQQYACNGTTAQQYQFRSTDSGYMEITARGNPAQVIDVTDRSTADNAPLQLWAYSGGTNQQWQPVRETSGRYHFVARHSGKCLTAATAATNSVQLTQRTCDGSTAQAFQLAVQS, from the coding sequence ATGAACACCATCAGATCCGGTTCCACTCGCGCGCTCCTGCGGGTCCTCCTCCTGCTGGCGACTCTGCTGGGCCTCGCGGCCGTACCGCCCGCGGCCCAGGCGAGTACCGCGGCGACGCCGTTCAAGATCCTCGCGCTCTACAGCGGCACCTACGACGCGGCGCACATCGACTTCGACAAGGAGGCGAACGTCTGGTTCCCGCAGCAGGCCGCGGCGAACGGCTACACCTACACGGCCAGCACCAACTGGGACCTGCTCGCCAACGGCGGGGTCAACGCGTACCAAGTCGTCCTGTTCCTCGACGACCTGCCGCAGACCGCCGCCCAACGCACCGGTTTCGAGGCGTACATGAGGGGTGGCGGCGGCTTCATGGGCTTCCATGTCTCCGCCTTCACGACGAACGCGGCGAGCTGGTCCTGGTACCACAACACGTTCCTCGGCTCGGGGAACTTCGTGTCCAACACCTGGGGTCCGACCGCGGTGACCCTGAAGGTGGAGGACCACACGATCCCGCCCACCGCCGCCCTGCCGGCCACGTTCACCTCGTCGGTCAGCGAGTGGTACAGCTGGTCCAACGATCTGCGGCAGAACCCGGACATCAAGATCCTGGCGTCGATCGACCCGAGCAGCTTCCCGGTCGGCACGGATCCCAACCAGTCCTGGTACAGCGGGTATTACCCGATCCTGTGGACCAACACGAAGTACAAGATGCTGTACGCGAACTTCGGTCACAACGCGATGAACTACACGACCAACACGCGGCTGTCGTCGACGTTCGCGAGCGCCACCCAGAACCAGTTCCTGCTGAACGGGCTCAAGTGGCTGGGCGGGGGCGACACTTCGACGCCGCCGACGGACACCCCGATCTCCGAGACCGCCTGGTACTCCGTGCAGAACGGCGGCAACGGCACGTGTGTGGACGCCCGTTCGGCGGCCACGGCCAACGGGACGGCGATCCAGCAGTACGCCTGCAACGGCACCACGGCACAGCAGTACCAGTTCCGCTCCACCGACAGCGGGTACATGGAGATCACCGCGCGCGGCAACCCGGCGCAGGTCATCGACGTGACCGACCGCTCGACGGCGGACAACGCGCCACTGCAACTGTGGGCCTACTCCGGCGGCACGAACCAGCAGTGGCAGCCGGTGCGTGAGACGAGCGGGCGCTACCACTTCGTCGCCCGGCACAGCGGCAAGTGCCTGACCGCCGCCACGGCGGCGACCAACAGTGTCCAGCTCACCCAGCGGACCTGCGACGGCTCCACCGCGCAGGCCTTCCAACTCGCCGTGCAGTCCTGA
- a CDS encoding RICIN domain-containing protein yields the protein MLRRKRLSGRHAIPRALTAVALVATTVTGIEFAAQGSASAASTAAAAIPTGYTTVVNKASGKCVDARSAASADGTAVQQYTCNGSTAQNWQLVATDGGYYRVNSNLNGAEAWDVTNVSTADSALIQLWTYSGGNNQQWLPVVESDGAYHFVNRNSGKCLDVPSASTADSVQLAQYTCNGTAAQSFTLGGATTNPPGTPDFGPNVTVFDPSMSASSIQSKLDSVFSQQQTNQFGSARQALLFKPGTYSANANVGFYTQVAGLGFSPDDVTINGAVHAEADWFQGNATQNFWRDAENLSVNPTGGTDRWAVSQAAPYRRMHVRGNLALDDGGWSSGGFISDTKVDGQIQSGSQQQFLTRNSTMGSWSGSNWNMVFVGDQGAPAQSFPTYTNVASSPTIREKPFLYVDSAGAYQVFVPGLQSNAVGTTWSGKTPAGKSLPIDQFYIVKPGATAADMNTALAAGKNLLVTPGVYHLNQTINITRPDTVVLGMGLATFVPDGGITAISTADVDGIELAGLLIDAGTTNSATLVQIGPSGSTATHASDPTQLSDVFVRIGGATVGKATNSVVINSANTIIDHTWIWRADHGNSGTVGWTANTADTGLIVNAANVTAYGLFVEHFQKTQVVWNGNGGRTYFFQNEMPYDPPNQASWMNGTGKGYPAYKVAAGVTTHEAWGLGSYCYFSSNSAVVADRAFEVPSVSGVKFHDMVTVSLGGVGTISHIINSTGGPSNSSTNVAYLTNYP from the coding sequence GTGCTCAGACGGAAAAGACTGTCCGGCCGCCACGCCATACCGAGAGCGCTCACGGCGGTCGCGCTCGTGGCCACCACCGTGACCGGCATCGAGTTCGCGGCGCAGGGCTCGGCGAGCGCGGCGAGCACGGCCGCGGCCGCGATACCGACCGGCTACACCACCGTGGTCAACAAGGCCAGCGGCAAGTGTGTCGACGCCCGCTCGGCCGCGAGTGCCGACGGCACCGCCGTCCAGCAGTACACGTGCAACGGAAGCACCGCGCAGAACTGGCAGTTGGTCGCCACCGACGGCGGCTACTACCGCGTGAACAGCAACCTGAACGGCGCCGAGGCCTGGGACGTCACCAACGTCTCGACCGCCGACTCCGCGCTCATCCAGTTGTGGACGTACTCCGGCGGCAACAACCAGCAGTGGCTCCCGGTCGTCGAGTCCGACGGCGCCTACCACTTCGTCAACCGCAACAGCGGCAAGTGCCTCGACGTGCCGAGCGCGTCGACCGCCGACAGCGTGCAGTTGGCGCAGTACACCTGCAACGGCACCGCCGCGCAGTCCTTCACCCTCGGCGGCGCCACGACGAACCCGCCGGGCACCCCGGACTTCGGCCCGAACGTGACGGTGTTCGACCCGTCGATGTCGGCGTCGAGCATCCAGTCCAAGCTGGACTCGGTCTTCTCCCAGCAGCAGACCAACCAGTTCGGCTCGGCCCGCCAGGCCCTGCTGTTCAAGCCGGGTACCTACAGCGCGAACGCCAACGTGGGCTTCTACACGCAGGTCGCCGGCCTCGGCTTCTCGCCGGACGACGTGACCATCAACGGCGCGGTGCACGCGGAGGCCGACTGGTTCCAGGGCAACGCGACGCAGAACTTCTGGCGCGACGCCGAGAACCTGTCGGTCAACCCCACTGGTGGCACCGACCGTTGGGCCGTCTCTCAGGCCGCCCCGTACCGGCGCATGCACGTGCGCGGCAACCTGGCGCTGGACGACGGCGGTTGGTCCAGCGGCGGCTTCATCTCCGACACCAAGGTCGACGGCCAGATCCAGTCCGGCTCCCAGCAGCAGTTCCTCACCCGCAACTCCACGATGGGCAGTTGGTCCGGCTCCAACTGGAACATGGTCTTCGTCGGCGACCAGGGCGCACCCGCCCAGTCCTTCCCGACGTACACCAACGTCGCCAGTTCCCCGACGATCCGCGAGAAGCCCTTCCTGTACGTCGACAGCGCGGGCGCCTACCAGGTGTTCGTGCCCGGCCTCCAGTCCAACGCCGTCGGCACCACGTGGAGCGGGAAGACCCCGGCGGGCAAGTCGCTGCCGATCGACCAGTTCTACATCGTCAAGCCCGGCGCCACCGCGGCCGACATGAACACCGCGCTCGCGGCCGGCAAGAACCTGCTGGTCACCCCGGGCGTCTACCACCTCAACCAGACGATCAACATCACGCGCCCCGACACGGTCGTGCTGGGCATGGGCCTGGCCACCTTCGTGCCGGACGGCGGGATCACCGCGATCTCCACCGCCGACGTGGACGGCATCGAGCTGGCGGGTCTGCTGATCGACGCGGGCACCACCAACTCCGCGACGCTGGTGCAGATCGGCCCGTCCGGTTCGACCGCCACGCACGCCTCCGACCCGACGCAGTTGTCCGATGTCTTCGTCCGCATCGGCGGCGCCACCGTCGGCAAGGCCACCAACTCCGTTGTCATCAACAGCGCCAACACGATCATCGACCACACCTGGATCTGGCGGGCCGACCACGGCAACTCCGGAACGGTCGGCTGGACCGCCAACACGGCGGACACCGGGCTGATCGTCAACGCCGCCAACGTGACGGCGTACGGCCTGTTCGTCGAGCACTTCCAGAAGACCCAGGTCGTCTGGAACGGCAACGGCGGCCGGACGTACTTCTTCCAGAACGAGATGCCCTACGACCCGCCTAACCAGGCCTCCTGGATGAACGGCACCGGCAAGGGCTACCCCGCCTACAAGGTCGCCGCCGGCGTAACCACCCACGAGGCTTGGGGACTTGGCAGCTACTGCTACTTCAGCTCCAACTCCGCAGTGGTCGCCGATCGCGCCTTCGAGGTGCCGAGCGTGTCCGGGGTCAAGTTCCACGACATGGTGACCGTCTCGCTGGGCGGGGTCGGCACGATCAGCCACATCATCAACAGCACCGGCGGGCCGTCCAACTCCAGCACCAACGTCGCCTACTTGACCAACTACCCGTAG
- a CDS encoding ricin-type beta-trefoil lectin domain protein: protein MQRLALRCALALSLGLTAVGTLAAPSASAATGTITGLGGKCLDVAGAGSADGTAVQIYDCNGTAAQQWTVGSDGTIRALGKCLDITGSSTANGAQLQLWTCGGSANQQWTVTAARDIVNPAANKCLDVTGNTSANGTRTQIWTCSGAANQKWTAPAAGGTTPPTTAPMAVAPYLYNGWGNPPSPTTVMNATGVKWFTLAFVLSNGYCNPQWDGGRALTGGVDQSTINTVRANGGDVVPSFGGYSGNKLESSCSSAGELAAAYQKVISAYSLKAIDIDIEADAYSNGTVQQRTVDALKTVKANNPGIKVYVTIGTGQSGPDTSLINRAASSGLTVDAWTIMPFDFGGAGQNMGTLTQRAAEGLKTALKNAYGYSDDAAYRDMGISSMNGITDNNETVTTADFQTILGYAQAHHLARLTFWSANRDRPCPGAYPNDDTCSGVSQSNWQFTSIFAQYTG from the coding sequence ATGCAACGCCTCGCCCTGCGCTGCGCCCTCGCGCTCTCCCTCGGCCTCACCGCCGTCGGCACCCTCGCAGCCCCCTCCGCCTCGGCCGCGACCGGCACCATCACCGGCCTCGGCGGCAAGTGTCTCGACGTCGCCGGAGCCGGCTCCGCCGACGGCACGGCCGTACAGATCTACGACTGCAACGGCACCGCCGCCCAGCAGTGGACGGTCGGTTCCGACGGAACCATCCGCGCCCTCGGCAAGTGCCTCGACATCACCGGCAGTTCGACGGCCAACGGCGCCCAGCTCCAGCTCTGGACATGCGGCGGCAGCGCCAACCAGCAGTGGACGGTCACGGCCGCGCGCGACATCGTGAACCCGGCCGCCAACAAGTGCCTGGACGTCACGGGCAACACCTCGGCCAACGGCACCCGCACCCAGATCTGGACCTGCTCCGGCGCCGCCAACCAGAAGTGGACGGCCCCCGCCGCCGGCGGCACGACCCCGCCCACGACCGCGCCGATGGCCGTCGCCCCGTACCTCTACAACGGCTGGGGGAACCCGCCCAGCCCTACGACTGTCATGAACGCGACCGGCGTGAAGTGGTTCACGCTCGCGTTCGTCCTGAGCAACGGCTACTGCAACCCGCAGTGGGACGGCGGCCGGGCGCTGACCGGCGGAGTCGACCAGTCGACCATCAACACCGTGCGCGCCAACGGCGGTGACGTCGTCCCGTCCTTCGGCGGCTACAGCGGCAACAAGCTGGAGAGCTCATGCTCCAGCGCGGGCGAACTGGCGGCGGCGTACCAGAAGGTCATCAGCGCCTACTCGCTGAAGGCCATCGACATCGACATCGAGGCCGACGCGTACAGCAACGGGACCGTGCAGCAGCGGACCGTGGACGCGCTCAAGACCGTCAAGGCCAACAACCCGGGCATCAAGGTGTACGTCACCATCGGCACCGGGCAGAGCGGTCCCGACACGAGTCTCATCAACCGGGCCGCCTCCTCCGGGCTGACCGTGGACGCCTGGACGATCATGCCGTTCGACTTCGGCGGCGCGGGCCAGAACATGGGCACGCTCACCCAGCGGGCGGCCGAGGGTCTCAAGACCGCGCTGAAGAACGCGTACGGCTACAGCGACGACGCGGCCTACCGGGACATGGGCATCTCCTCGATGAACGGCATCACCGACAACAACGAGACCGTCACCACCGCCGACTTCCAGACCATCCTCGGCTACGCGCAGGCGCACCACCTCGCGCGGCTGACGTTCTGGTCGGCCAACCGTGACCGGCCCTGCCCGGGCGCCTACCCGAACGACGACACCTGCTCGGGCGTGAGCCAGAGCAACTGGCAGTTCACCAGCATCTTCGCCCAGTACACCGGCTGA
- a CDS encoding helix-turn-helix transcriptional regulator: protein MDRGILEREPQLALLASAAREAADGAGSVALVFGEAGIGKSSLVKAMPGQLPPRSRILLGQCDDLATRRPLGPFRDLVGSVGAELAHAVVEGGDRQRVYEALLEELAGIPRPTVLVVEDVHWADEASMDALRFLVRRMAQLPAVLVLTYRDDELSREHPLRHLLGQASRADRVHRLPLARLSKSAVRTLSSASRLDPAHVYEVTSGNPFFVTEVLAAGGTGGVPPTVVDAVLARLRGLDGRSVDALEQLAVLPSAVERPLVDALLPDGVAGLAAAEQRGLLTVTPERVVFRHELIRRAIADSLPAARRIDLNRGALTALVARPGSDPARIVHHAAQAGDQDAIARYGPHAARDATEAGSHREAAAHLRLVLRHRHRYTPAELADLLERYAVECYTIADSVEAVAAQRDAVALRRSLGDTLALGADLRWLSRIHWWAGHAEEAQDAAREAIAVLEHAGDDRLLALALSNTAQLRMLSDRYAEAIEHGERAIALARRTDDAAILAHALNNVGAARWRSGDPDGRRQLEESLAVALAAGEVEHACRSYANIIWSLLDNLRYTEADRYLPPAMELADRAEHLGFLNYLHVEQAMRRLAAADWDDAELHAEYGMHDFVPARCPALTVLARVRVRRGRTGADELLTQAWEIAVRAGELQRTGPVAAVRAEAAWLRGDPAAVAAAAGPVHAQAGRLDYGPYRAELGYWLGKVGHSVPVHDSDHPYALQAAGEWKRAADLWQQAGCPYEHAAALAESPDPADKLTALARLDALGAEPLARLVRAELRDLGVRRIPRGPHAATRGNPAGLTERQLQVVRLLVGGLTNPEIADRLVVSVRTVDNHVRAVLEKLDAPTRRQAAARATELGLLPDGET, encoded by the coding sequence GTGGATCGGGGGATCCTGGAGCGCGAGCCCCAATTGGCGCTACTGGCATCGGCCGCACGTGAGGCGGCGGACGGGGCCGGATCCGTGGCGCTCGTCTTCGGCGAGGCCGGCATCGGCAAGTCGAGCCTGGTGAAAGCGATGCCGGGCCAACTGCCCCCGCGCTCGCGCATCCTCCTGGGGCAGTGCGACGACCTCGCCACCCGCCGCCCCCTCGGCCCGTTCCGCGACCTCGTCGGCAGCGTCGGTGCCGAACTCGCCCACGCCGTCGTCGAAGGCGGTGACCGCCAGCGCGTCTACGAAGCACTGCTGGAGGAGCTGGCCGGGATACCGCGTCCGACGGTACTCGTCGTGGAGGACGTCCACTGGGCCGACGAGGCCTCAATGGACGCCCTACGCTTCCTGGTGCGGCGGATGGCACAGCTTCCCGCCGTACTCGTCCTCACCTACCGGGACGACGAACTCAGCCGTGAGCATCCGCTGCGGCACCTGCTGGGCCAGGCGTCCCGCGCCGACCGCGTGCACCGGCTGCCGCTGGCCCGCCTCTCCAAGTCGGCGGTACGCACGCTCAGTTCGGCCAGCCGGCTCGACCCGGCGCACGTGTACGAGGTGACCTCGGGCAACCCTTTTTTCGTCACCGAGGTCCTGGCGGCCGGCGGCACCGGGGGAGTGCCGCCGACGGTCGTCGACGCGGTGCTCGCCCGGCTGCGCGGACTCGACGGCCGGAGCGTGGACGCGCTGGAGCAGCTCGCCGTCCTGCCCTCCGCCGTCGAACGACCCCTGGTCGACGCCCTGTTGCCGGACGGCGTCGCCGGACTGGCCGCGGCCGAACAGCGCGGACTGCTCACCGTCACCCCCGAACGGGTCGTATTCCGGCACGAGTTGATCCGGCGCGCCATCGCCGACTCCCTGCCCGCGGCCCGCCGCATCGACCTCAACCGGGGCGCCCTCACCGCGCTCGTGGCCCGGCCGGGCTCCGACCCGGCCCGCATCGTCCACCACGCCGCGCAGGCGGGCGACCAGGACGCCATCGCCCGCTACGGCCCCCACGCGGCCCGGGACGCCACCGAGGCGGGCTCCCACCGCGAGGCCGCCGCCCATCTGCGGCTCGTGCTGCGCCACCGCCACCGCTACACCCCCGCCGAACTCGCCGACCTGCTCGAACGCTACGCGGTGGAGTGCTACACCATCGCCGACTCCGTCGAGGCCGTCGCCGCCCAGCGCGACGCCGTGGCCCTGCGCCGCTCGCTGGGCGACACCCTCGCGCTCGGCGCCGACCTGCGCTGGCTGTCCCGCATCCACTGGTGGGCGGGCCACGCGGAGGAGGCCCAGGACGCGGCACGGGAAGCCATCGCCGTCCTCGAACACGCCGGTGACGACCGGCTGTTGGCGCTCGCGCTCAGCAACACCGCCCAACTGCGGATGCTGTCCGACCGGTACGCCGAAGCCATCGAGCACGGCGAACGCGCCATCGCCCTGGCCCGGCGCACGGACGACGCCGCGATCCTCGCCCACGCCCTCAACAACGTGGGCGCCGCCCGCTGGCGCAGCGGAGACCCGGACGGGCGACGGCAGTTGGAGGAGAGCCTCGCCGTGGCGCTCGCCGCGGGCGAGGTCGAACACGCCTGCCGGTCCTACGCCAACATCATCTGGTCCCTCCTCGACAACCTCCGGTACACCGAGGCCGACCGCTATCTGCCCCCGGCCATGGAACTCGCCGACCGCGCCGAGCACTTGGGGTTCCTCAACTACCTCCACGTCGAGCAGGCCATGCGCCGGCTCGCCGCCGCCGACTGGGACGACGCCGAACTGCACGCCGAGTACGGGATGCACGACTTCGTACCGGCCCGCTGCCCGGCGCTGACCGTCCTGGCGCGCGTGCGGGTCCGGCGCGGCAGGACGGGCGCCGACGAACTCCTCACCCAGGCCTGGGAGATCGCCGTACGCGCCGGGGAGTTGCAGCGCACCGGCCCGGTGGCGGCCGTACGGGCGGAGGCGGCCTGGCTGCGCGGCGACCCGGCGGCGGTGGCTGCCGCGGCCGGTCCGGTCCACGCGCAGGCGGGGCGGTTGGACTACGGGCCGTACCGGGCCGAACTCGGCTACTGGCTCGGCAAGGTGGGGCACTCCGTGCCCGTCCACGACAGCGATCATCCGTACGCGCTCCAGGCGGCCGGGGAGTGGAAGCGCGCTGCGGACCTGTGGCAGCAGGCCGGCTGCCCCTACGAACACGCCGCCGCGCTCGCGGAGAGCCCCGACCCGGCCGACAAACTCACCGCGCTCGCCCGGCTCGACGCACTCGGCGCCGAACCCCTCGCCCGCCTCGTCCGCGCCGAGCTGCGCGACCTCGGCGTCCGCCGCATCCCGCGCGGCCCGCACGCGGCGACCCGGGGCAACCCGGCCGGGCTCACGGAACGCCAACTCCAGGTCGTACGACTGCTCGTGGGCGGTCTGACCAACCCGGAGATCGCGGATCGCCTCGTCGTGTCCGTGCGGACCGTCGACAACCACGTGCGGGCCGTACTGGAGAAGCTGGACGCACCCACCCGACGGCAGGCAGCCGCCCGCGCCACGGAGCTCGGTCTGCTGCCGGACGGCGAAACGTAG